The Cyprinus carpio isolate SPL01 chromosome A10, ASM1834038v1, whole genome shotgun sequence nucleotide sequence taagttTAGTTCACCATTTTATCtttatattgatataataatGGCATATTGGTTAATAGAGTTGAGCAGCAATgtgattttagtattattgatagtgttttttgttattattcatttaggtttgtttttgtattttctgttttcacttttattttaaagttttgttaattttgttgtgttgtcatttatattagtttgtatttattaatttttttctagtttgtgtttgttgaattattaattaataacttaatacttaaacaaaaaacaaaaatcaaaaaaaaataaattaatttgtagttatacttatattaattttgttgtgttgtcatttatattagtttgtatttattcttattcaagtttattatttattattattattattattattattatcattattataattatttattttattttagtacttcagctttaaacaaaaatgaaaaatcaataaaataattgtaagttttagtttaagttttattaattttgttgtattgtcatttatattagtttgtatttattaattcttattctagtttattattatgttattattattatattattttagtacttcagctttaaaaaaaaattaaaaatcaataaaataatttgaagttttagtttaagttttattaattttgttgtattgtcatttatattagtttGTATTAATTCTTATTCtagtttattattatgttattattattattattattattattattatattattttagtacttcagctttaaacaaaaatcaataattttaagttttagttagttttgttGCGTTAATTATATtagtgtgtatttataaaaaaaaatattcttgtttattattatattattattattattttagtacttcagctttaaacaaaaatgaaaaatcaatcattttaagttttagttagttttgttgtgttgtcaattatattattgtatatttataaatattttattaagtttattattatttattattttagtacttaaacttgaaacaaaaatgagaaataaattaaatgaaagtttttatatattatatttcagttaatgtttattacaagtcatttttatggttttagttaacaataataacttaAACATAAAAGCAGATCCTCTGATAGCGCTctgaatgaatgctgtttttatttgtgttgcgTTTGCAGAAGAATTCCAGAGGCAAAAATCCACTGAAGAGTTTTCGCTACGCGAGGAAGAAGCGTGAAAGGAAGGCTGGAAAATCCTAACGTCAGGAGAGTCTGAGAGACACTGGGATTGGATTGAATCTTGACGTAACTAGTCGTCTGGACACATTGAACCGTGACTGTCCCCCTGATTATCAGACGTGCATGAGGACTCCTGTCACTGCATGTGTGGAATTATTTTGATGAATATTGAACATGTAATATCGtgtttcattaatattaacaCTCTACTTCATGAAGTGTCTTGTTCTGATTTTGTTTATAAAGGTTGGGTGCTTAAACGTGTTTTCAGCTGATTTACACCACAAAATTGCACAAGTAATtaacaaatgcatatttttaaatactatataattatataaatccaATAATGTAATTATTGTCAAAAGAATGCatcaatttgttttattattattaataatatgggtttatttttggtttttacaaatgaaaatatttagttcTCATAAGAATTCaggaagaaaattaaaatatcactgcaaaaagtcctcaaaataggcttaattaaatataatatctttttacttttaatttaaatcagtATATCATGGTAtattattaaatctaaattagAGAACAACGTacaatttacattaattattaaatctaaattagAGAACAACGTACAATTTCGTAAATTCCAAGGTCAATGCTTAGTCCTGTTCGAACTTATCCtaacatatttcataaattaattgtattctgaagcacagtataaaaactTGAATGAATTATTTGAAAAAGAGCTCTGATCTGACCCTTTCAGCCACTGTGAGAGAAGCTAGTCATTCCCAGTCtgtgatttctgaatgaaatatgacaataaaaactataaattgaaataattcataaacatatcaacaatttaatatttacacCAACAACACAAACCTTCTGACAGAATGCAGAAATCATTTGATCACATGACTAGCTATGGTGCAGGGTATTGGTTTAAAATCAATGAAAGGCATGTTTTGTTAATGccaaatatttattaatcaacATATTAAATTTTAGTACAATTAAAGAGTATGTGAAGGGGAACAACTAGTCTGAAACATCACTAAGTGCTTGTGTTCTTCTAAAATGTGCCAGCAATGATTTGGCGATTACCAGGAAAATTCACACCAAATGATCACCAATACATTAACATATAATTACACTTAAAATTTAACTTGAACATTAActagtaaaacaaaaacaaacagattgaACACACACTCATTTAGATACCAGTGTAACACTGTCATGTTTCCTGTGCTGAAAAACCTCAACTGAACATAAACGTCTACACACACGACACTCTCGATGAATCTGGCTCTACTGGTGTATAAAAACACAACTTTAGTGTCTGAACATGTCATAGTGATGAGTTCAAGACGTCAATCACACAAAACCTTCCTCTCGTGCCGGCTGGGACAGACACCATGAGTCAAGCCCACAGAAAGAAACATgtttgggtcatatttcaccccaaatttGACCCCCAAAGTCTCATTACAGCAAGACATTTTccagacttttacatttttttcttaaattcttattattcataaatgtgttatacattattgttttactgtataaatagttttttttttttttttatttaaatcaaaacagtacacttttttttgttcttttggcaTTATGATGATCAGGGGAAATTTGTTCTTAATTGTcaaaataccaaaatataatTTGTCCTCATTCTGAGATTTAAATCCtactatttaattattgttaaaagaaaatgttactaATATCACAAATTGGACAAAATTTGGGGGAAATTGttcttaaatgtcaaaatataaatgGTGTTAATTATGAGATTttccaaatcaaaacaaaatacaatttcaaaGTACAAAAATCCTACTATTTATTGTTGAAAGAAATGAGAAAGttcaacaattaattaaaaataaatcagaaaaaaaaaaaataataaaaatttggtcaggaaaaaaatctttaatatcaCAAATTAGGAGAAATTTGGGGAAAACTGTTCTTAATTGTCAGAatgcaaacatataaaaggtCCTAATCATGAGATTttcaaaatcaaagcaaaatggcatttaaaatttaaaaagtataatataaaactatatatatatatatataaaaaaaaaaattctctttttacaaatatcattGAATTCTCATGAGAAATCAGtatgaaaatgtcattaatatCACAAATTGGGGGAAATTGTTCTCAAttgtcaaaatgcaaaaatataaatggtCCTAGTTGAgattttcaaaattattgttgttaaaaaaatgcattatttattcttAACAAGTAAGAATATTTAATTCTCATGACAATTCAATGAGAAAATGTCAGTATCACAAATTGgggaaaaactgaaaattttaaaccaaaatgcaaaaaacataaataatctgaaattagattttctttaatcaaaatggattgtgttttgtctgtcttCTGAATTTGGGCTGTTATAAGACCCGGACATGTTCTTGACTGGTTCACCCAGATACTGCTGGCTTGACCCAACCTTTTGTGCATGAAGACtttacagaaagagaaaaagcaCATGAACTTGTAACCAGGACTCAAGAGTCGAGTCTCCAGGCTGTTAGCAGCAAAGCCTCATTAGATTGGATACAGCATTTGAGAGGTCCGGCGAGAGTCATGTGATCAATCACTAACAGATTTACACTCACAACCATCGCACGAGGATCAAGGGGGCTGATTTCACACCAAACCACACTTTAAGGCTTTATTATTACTCTCAAACATCACAACACGTGTTCGTTATCACCCACCAGCTGAACATATTCTaggaatgtttcttaagcattAAAAACCGAATTGCAATCACAACTCTCCACGCAGGGAACCAAAGCCAATACCattcagtaatttatttacattttcaagagAGAAAAAAGCATTAGAATTgtacacaaacatttaatttgGTCAGTCACTTATACTCAATATTGAGGATCCGAACGTTATGAACACATCaataattaacacattatttaCTGGTTTCACATCTTAAAAAAATTCACGCTACATGTACACCGAATAATGAGTCTAAATGCAGAGATCGCAGCATGTCCTCCGTTGAGATAAGGCTAATTCAACAGTCTGATGACAACACTCCTGCGTCTACAGTAAGGCACAGCGGGGACGCTTGACTCCAGCCCCTCTATGCTTTTATCCGGATCCGTTTTGAGCTTGTGCCAGACCCTGAGGAACCCTCAAGAAGAAAAGGAAGTTCTCACACAACAGAGTAAGTGTGGTGCATCATGGGAAATCAGCCCCCTCGGAGCCCGTTACTGTATACCGTCGGATCGGCTCTCTTGTGCTTTCGCTATGACTGCTGCTTGATAAAAGCACCAGCCTACAccaggacagagagaaagagagggaaaaacaatagaaaaccaGACAGGAGAGGTGGCCGAAGAGtccagtccaatcagagacttCATCGCAATCACATGATCTCGCAGCACGAGTTCTGCTTGCGTGCCTAGAAAATACAAACATCAAAATTACATCAGATCTTCTGAAGAAGTTGTGAGCAGTTGCTTATTCACACTGACATCTTTCTCAGTATCTGGGGTGTCCTGCCTGAAGGTAGCGGATAGGttcaaaggggtcatgaattgagaaatcaacttTTACTTGAGCTTTTGATATGTAGGAGATTATCGTGCTAAAagaatatcctgtaagtttcCGAACTGAAAACATCCTTGTTACtgtaataaaagcttttattgacaccagGCCCAGCGGACGCCAGATTCTGGATTCAGTGACGTAATAGATTGGTTAAGCTCCGCCTAACCAATCTATTCAGGCTTCGCCTAACCAATCTATTCAGGCTTGCCGCATTGAAGACTTCCAGGTCTTCAATGCGGCACGCCCATAAAAACCAGCGTTTCTCAAGCCGGCCTCAAAACCAGGGTAGAAAACAGcacattatttattgattttgaatGTATAAACCATGCAAACATCATAAGTGGACTTTagacaacagtataaaataataaaaaaaagcgagttcatgacccctttaatacttgGTTTTAAGGATTTCTTCAAATCACTAGCTATAAATATGAGCGATAGTAAGAGTGATTGTTTTAGAAACCACCACTAATGAAGCTTACAACAGTAACAATGTACACCAGCACTGACGTGTGTGTTTCATATGCATGTAAAGTACTGACCGTTTTATAAAAGGCTTTTGATTGGTTTCCCAGATGCTCAGATTTCTGAACTAAGTCATCCAGCTTCTCTCCTCTCTCCAGCAGCGACTCCATTGTGCTGTGCTGGAGAACacacattatattacatacaaATGCCAACGCATTAAAGACAAACAAACTCTACTATGTGTATAATGACAGCACACTTACACACCCTGCATACTGAATATCAGTGTAGGTGGAACAAACGACTCACAATTAATAACGGTGAATTTTAATACACACTGTTCacgtcattatttgctcaccaaaATAATTTTGGTTTCGTCCAGTTCTGCTTGCACTTTGGTCATAGCGTCAGCCTCACGTGGATTCTGTAAAACAGGAAATACTGAAAGTGTTATGGGTGATAGAGTGTGTTGTGTTTAGTATTCAAGTGCCCTTGAAACCCTTGAATAACAACACTGACGTTCCACTACACGGCTCCTCTTGCAGTTTCACTGTTAGTGAGCAGAACGTACCTGGTATCTGGCCAGATGGCTGTCCAGTGCTGTGTACTGAACGGTCGCCGGAGAACCAGAAGGCCAGTCTATACTGCTGACCTGTCTGGAGAACTCATCCAGCACCTGCAGACAACCACAAAACCATTAGAGAGAGAAAATGGTCATAcctaaccattaaaaaaaaaaaaaaaaattgccatttaaatagtattcatttaaatgtacacatacttcatttaaaaaaataatgtttggaaatgtgtaTAACAGTCTTTTTACTAATAACACCTAAGACAGTAAAGTTTGATGTTGTCTTGAGAAAATAAAGCCAGAAATTTCGAAGTAGTTTATTAAGATTGTAGTTTGAAgggtttaaatctttttttaagactgaaatagtttaaaaacttgaaatttgaaggttttaagtatttttaagattgaagtagttttaaaagccaTGCAGTCtcttagatagacagacagacagacagacagacagacagacagacagatagatagacagacagaaagacagatagatagatagacagatagatagatagaaagatagatgatagacaaacagacagacagacagatagaaagatagatagacagacagatagatagatgattgacagatagatagatagatagatagatagatagatagatagatagatatatagacagacagatagacagacagatagatacagatagatagatagatagacagacagacagacagacagatagatagacagatagacagacagacagatagatagatagatagacagatagatagatagatagatagatagatagatagatagatagatagatagatatatagacagacagacagacagatcgatagatagatagatagatagacagatagatagaaagatagatagactagacagacagacagaccagacagatagatagatagacagagagatagatagacagatagatagacagacagacagacagacagatcgatcgatccatagatagatagatagagacagacagacagacagatagacagacagacagacagacagacagacagacagacagatagatagagacagacagacagacagacagatagatagacagatagacagacagatagatagacagacagacaaatagacagacagatagatagatagacagagagatagatagacagatagatagacagacagacatacagacagatcgatcgatcgatcgatagatagatagacagacagacagacagacagacagacagacagacagatagacagacagacagatagatagatagatagatagatagatagatcgatagatagatagatcgatagatagacagacagacagatcgatagatagacagacagacagacagatagacatagacagatagacagacagacagacagatagatagacagaaagaaagacagatagatagatagacagaaagacagacagatagatagacagacagatagatagatagatagatagatagatagatagatagatagatagatagatagatcgatagacagacagatagatagatagatagatagacagacagacagacagacagacagacagatagatagatcgatagacagatagacagatagatagatagatagatagatagatagatagatagatagataataccAGAAAGacatagaaagacagacagacagacagacagacagacagacagacagacagacagatagatagatagatagatagatagatagatagatagatagatagatcgatagatagatagacagacagacagacagacagatagacagacagacagatagacagatagacagatagatagatagacagatagacagacagacagacagacagatagatagatagatagatagatagatagatagatagacagatagatagatagatagatagatagatagatagatagatagacagacagatagacagttagatagatagatagatagatagatagacagacagacagatagatagatagatatacagacagacacagatagatagatagatagatagatagatagataggacagacagacagatagacagatagacagacagacagacagatagatagatagatagatagacag carries:
- the ykt6 gene encoding synaptobrevin homolog YKT6, whose translation is MKLYSLSVLYKGSAKANLLKAAYDLSSFSFFQRSSVQEFMTFTSALIVERSALGSRASVKEQEYLCHVYVRNDNLGAVVIADNEYPSRVCFTLLDKVLDEFSRQVSSIDWPSGSPATVQYTALDSHLARYQNPREADAMTKVQAELDETKIILHSTMESLLERGEKLDDLVQKSEHLGNQSKAFYKTARKQNSCCEIM